Proteins encoded in a region of the Quercus lobata isolate SW786 chromosome 8, ValleyOak3.0 Primary Assembly, whole genome shotgun sequence genome:
- the LOC115954443 gene encoding uncharacterized protein LOC115954443, giving the protein MAVINMSMKLLIDTENLKMLFAEADKDFIDFLFHILRLPLGTIIPLLKNQGTVDSFGNIYDSIENLSTTYIQPNVNKETLLKHKVHISGGTGEVPLLLPDIESSSTSRKFYRCSRIQNSNCYGCVADNCSALCPYCQGSMTSDVSFVDPPTTNNTVSSDGGYVKGVVTYMIMDDLEVKPMSTISSITLLNKFNVKQLGDLEEKVVELGMEEGVKLLKASLQSKNVLTDVFLPKLEQEVNVETEFLGAKVV; this is encoded by the exons ATGGCAGTAATCAATATGAGTATGAAACTTCTGATAGACACAGAAAACCTCAAGATGCTTTTTGCTGAAGCTGACAAGGACTTCATCGACTTCCTCTTTCACATTCTCCGCCTGCCACTTGGAACTATCATTCCTCTTCTGAAAAATCAAGGGACAGTGGACAGCTTTGGAAACATTTATGATAGCATTGAAAATTTAAGTACTACTTACATTCAACCAAACGTGAACAAAGAGACTCTCTTGAAGCACAAAGTGCACATCTCTGGCGGTACTGGTGAGGTCCCTCTCCTATTGCCAGACATTGAATCATCATCAACGTCCAGGAAATTCTATAGGTGTTCTAGAATCCAAAACAGCAACTGTTACGGATGTGTGGCTGACAACTGTAGTGCATTATGCCCTTATTGCCAGGGTTCTATGACCAGCGATGTAAGTTTTGTAGACCCACCAACCACAAATAATACGGTCTCTAGTGATGGAGGATACGTGAAAGGGGTGGTTACATACATGATTATGGATGATCTGGAGGTGAAACCCATGTCCACAATTTCCAGTATCACCCTGCTTAATAAGTTTAATGTCAAGCAATTAGGGGATCTTGAGGAGAAAGTGGTTGAATTGGGCATGGAGGAG ggTGTAAAATTGCTCAAGGCTTCTCTGCAGTCGAAGAATGTCTTGACTGATGTCTTCCTCCCAAAGCTGGAACAAGAAGTTAACGTAGAGACTGAATTTCTAGGTGCAAAAGTTGTGTAG